The genomic interval AGGACTTACAAGCAGGACGAAGTCTGAAGCCGGAGCTTCAAAAGTTAAATCCATTCATCTCAAATGAACAGATAGGTTCTCAAAATATTCGACTTATCCGTGTTGGAGGCCGTCTTGCAATGGCTGACATACCATTGGACGCTAAAATGCCGTTATTGCTTCCAAAGACTCATAAtttcacttataaatatattgaagatcTTCACTTGCGAAACCTTCACGCGGGAGGTAAGGTTTTGATAGCGATTCTGCGCCTAACAGTATGGATTGTAAATGCTCGCGAACTGGTCCGAAAGGTTGTTAGAAGTTGCACACATTGCTATCATTACAAACCTGTATTAATGCGACAAATCATGGGTAACCTCCCAGCTGACCGTCTCCTGGCCGAACGCCCGTTTCTGATATGCGGAGTAGATCTATGTGGACCATTTCTTACGTCGTACCGCATTCGAAGCAAAGTTCcttacaaaacatatttggccatatttgtttgcttttcttcaaaagctATTCATACAGAACTAATCTCTGACCTATctgctaataattttattctctGTTTGAAGCGATTCATCGGACGACGTGGCATACCCAAAAGGATTTATTGTGACAATGCCACCAACTTTGTCGGAGCAAGTTCGCAACTTGAAGGCTTCAAACGGCAATTCTGTTCAGAACTCAATGCAAAAAATCTGGAGGAATTTAGCCGAAATGCCggctttgaattcaatttcattccaCCGCGTGCTCCCCATTTTGGAGGCTTATGGGAAGCCGCAGTAAAGTCAATGAAGACTCTGCTCatcaaaaatttgacctcTTCTCATTTGACGTATGAAGAGCTTCAATCGATTGCAATTGAAGTGGAGGCGATATTGAATTCCCGTCCAATATCCATTCACAGCGATGATCCCAATGACGGGGAGGCTCTGACGCCAGCACACTTATTGATCGGATGTTCACTGCAAGCGATCCCTGAACCGGTAATAAATGACTCAAAACTATCTTATCTATCTCGTTGGCAAAGGGTGACCTATCTCAAGCAACGCTTCTGGGAACTCTGGAAGCGCGACTATGTACATCAATTACAAGAACGCTCTAAGTGGTTGCATCCCGAGAACAACATAGCAAAGGATCAATTAGTTCTCATCCATGAAGACAATCTTCCACCGCAATGCTGGATTACTGGTCGTGTGGTCGAAGCCATACTTGGTGCAGATGGAAGGGTCAGAGTAGCCGATGTTCGCACCAAGAAAGGAATTATTCGTCGCCCAATCTGCAAACTTGCTCCATTGCCTTTAAGAGATGACGTTGATGTAAATTGAAGGAGTCATACTTCATCCTTCAATGGGGGAGtatgttggaggagacgtcattgttaagttagatttgtatatattaaaatttcttatattatttgtttaagattatcggaatttctaccactgtatttacattaacatgttctaaaagcttctgttacatggctcatgaagagcttctaactcatgaaaacgaaatataaaaaagacttctttctggaattcgaagaggagaagacttaattttcctcactccactccacatgctattgagcattggagttttgtaccatctgcaactgggcagatcaaacagtctccttctgtgcgttacaaacatctgaccaattttataataccctctgcaatggtataaaaaagaaaacaaaataaaatattgctttaaaaattgatgattGAGCATGACTTCTTTATTCCATAGACTTTGCATGTGTGTCCCAAGTATGAGATGGACTTTTTTTCTAGAATTTCTGTGTCAAAATGTACCTTTTCCCAGGTACCGTAACTGTTATAAGATAAATctaaaaaaatcaatattaataattattttgaaactttttccatttaacttaaaaataactcttatttttgatttttaaaataaaactcgaaaataacttttatttttggatttttattttttccctcaACCCATAActgttatttttgaaaaaagaaaaataaaaatcatttgtaatttatatataaaaaaaaaaaaattataaaaatcatttaatgatttttattttttttttctcaaaaataaaaatcattgctgactcaatttgaattattaatagttttttttttcaaaaatacaCATCCAATctgaaaaaatttttaaatttcgaatTCCAACTTTAATCGTTTGATAATTGTTTATGTAGGGGGGTCGAACTTTCTTCTGGTTTGGGGCAGCTAGATgaattttccctttttcctCTTTTCTCCCAGTAAAGTGTTGACACGCAGAGTAATTTCACTTCacttgtatgtatattcagCTATATAATTCAACTAAAACTAGCTTActtaagagcagggcaccaagccccgcttggagcgaagtgtgggAGTTCTTttgtggggagagcgatggtcatcatcgggagagcggcgcgaggtgaaagcttccgcctcctttaacccttgtgttgcccggttgggcataaacatgcTCCCCCCTTGCAGGAGTGCAAACCCAGGCAGTCTAACGGCACGCTCCGGACAGGGTCCAGCCAAAGACTGTGCGCATCGCAATTGGCCGCCCGCCAACCCCGGGTAGACTCCCCTCCAACATGACCTCCGTGATCACATCCGCGCCCAGGACCAAAGACACTGACGACGGTCGGTAGAACGTATCCTCCGCCATTACGATGCACTCGAACTTTTTGGCGATCTGCGGGTCCACCGGAGCGCTTGGAGTGCGGCAGCACAAGCCATCGACCACCTTCAGGATCGCCTCCAATCGCCATCCTTCACTGATTGGGGACCGGATCACTGCTGCCACCGCTTTCTCTGCCCCTATATTGACGGCTGTCAACTTAAAGGCCGTGGCCAGTGACGTCGCCATCGACGATACCGCAGAACAAGGGTCCACCAGGGCCTTCACGTCGAAGGTTTTTCCCCCCGTCTCAAGACGCACCATCGCCGTGGGCATCAGATGCGGATTGCGGTGCTGCAGCAGTGTGGTCAAGGTCAGTTTTGGATCGGAGGCTGGCGTTGGTGCGACCCTTCGTCTGGAGGACTCGGGGGTGACTCGGCGTACGACGGAGCTGGGAGTGCGTCGACGTGGCTGTTCATGGAAGTGGAGCAGCGTGTGGTGATCCTCCTCACATATTCGGCACTTATCACCGCTTAAGCAGCTTCCTCCGGAATGTTGGTGGGCCAGGCAATTGGCGCAGTACTTATTCGCAAGCACTGCCCTCATCCTCTTCTCCACGTTCAGCCGCAGGAAGCGACGGCATCGCTTCAGAGGATGGATTCCGCGACAGACTCGGCAACGGAAGGACTCAGTTCCTCGCGAACATCTGCGCTCCTCTTTCGATGCCTGTACTGAACGCGGTCTCGGAGCCATGGAAACGGGATCTAGGTTGACGAATATCAGGAAGCTGCCGGGACAAATAATGAAGAAAGCGGATTAATGTAAGACGATAGAATACACATATTACTACTGGCAGCTCGGCCCTTCTTAATTGGGAGGAAGGACCAAGTGCTGGACGCTACTGTAGTTTTACGTAATGGgtttgaattctttcttcTGGAGGTAGAAAGATCAACTTTGCAACGGGACGCTTCACAATACCGCGAGCGGTAAGACATTGCCGTCACTGCCAGGGTGTGTTTGGTGGATTCGCCCGAGACGCCATTCATTAAATGGAAGATTGTCGTCTTTGAGTACCACCagatcgcccacttcaagatttttagaAGGGAATCGCCACTTATTGCGCTTATGTAGCTCCTTCAGATACTCGTCTTTCCATCGGGTGCAGAAATGCTGACTCACGGCCTTCAGACGCTGCCACCGGTTAATGATAGACGGTACCTGATCCTTGATTTCAGGTTCCGTCACGGATAGCAATGGACTTGTAgaacagagttttaaaactcttaactccagcctcccacaaCCCTCCCATGTGTGGTGCCCCGGGAGGGATGAAATGCCAGGACAGATTCTGATGGCTGTAGTGGGATAATATTTTCTGCTGGGTAGAACTGGCTGGGGACACCCTCGCCTCGATACAAAGCGAGCGAATGCTGCCAGAAATGCTTCGGTACTCAAATCCAACGTTGCTTCAAGGTGAATGGCTTTggtggaaaagcaaacaaagacacacacatatcccttTGATATGCGGCAAGCGCGGCCGGTGAAACTCTTGATGTCGAAAGGACCTGCGAAATCTATCCCGGTGGTCGTGAAAGGACGTGCGAAAGTAGTTCGCTGGGCCGGAAGGGGGCCCATTAGCTGTGATTGCAGCCTTCTTTTGTAAATCACACAGACTTTGCATGAATTGACCACCAATTTTGCTAGATTCCGCAGTCTTGGAATCCAGTATCTCTGTCGGATGAGACGGACTACCAGTTGGCTGCCCCATGGAGAGAGATCTGATGCGTGAAAAGCACCAACAGCCGGGACAATGGACTTACTACTGGCAACAGAATGGGGTTACGCTCATCGTAACTAAGGGCCGCTGCTTGTTGCACGCGCCCACATGTTCGGATCACACCTGATGAGTCAATGAAAGGATTCAAATTGAGAATGGTGCTAGACGTGGGCAGAGATTTCTTCTGCTGTAGACACCGATGTTCCGTCGGAAAGTAATCATGCTGAGTGACTCGGATCAACGCCTGGAGTACTTGATTGATCTCGCTAGAGGTCACCTCCCGGAGTAATCGTTTGGAAGTTTACGACACCTTCTGCCGAAACGGATCACATATGCTATCACTCGTAAGGCACGTGCCAGATTGGAAAAACGAGATAGTATCTCGTTGGCTGGCTTAGCGATCGCGACGTGGACCTTCACTACCCGATTCTCCAAGGTAGTGTCTAGTGGGAGTGGTGTCGCTCGCCGCCAGGACTTGTGTACAAGTTCCTGCGCACTCAGGCCGCGGCTAGGGAGATCTGCTGGATTGTCCTCTGAACGAACGTGATTCCTTGGGGCGTCATTTGTTGCCGTCACAATTTTTGCTACCCGATTTGCGACGGTGGAATctgaccaataaaaagccTCAGCATTATCAACTGGAAGTTGCGGAAGAACTGCAGCTGCCAGTTCAGCTAAAAGTGTGGCTCCGCATAATTCAAGGCGGGACAATGAAACCGTTTTAACCGGAGCTACTCTAGATTTCGCTGCAAGAAGGCAGCATGATATGCCTTGGTCATTGCTAACGCGCACGTAAATTGCGGCACCATAAGCCCGCTGTGACGCATCGCAAAAATAATGGAATTGGATGTCGGAATTTGGGTCATGAAGAACCCATCGTGGAATTCAGATCTGGTTAAGGGAGGAGTAGCTCTTTGTAAAATCCTGCCACCTGTGATGGAGTTCACTGGGCAATTGATCATCCCACCCTAGCTCTTGTAGCCAAagctcttgcataaacaccttggcttgaatcacaaagggagccagccagccagccagcgggatcgaataacttggcgatctgcccgaggacttctcacttagtataagctgacttgacatcttggggtgagatgacaaaataaaactcatccgtAGTCGCTTTCCATCGGATTCCCAGTGTTTTCGCTGTGCTAGCCTCTTCGATATCGAGAAAATCAGCATACAGTAAATGACTTTTTGGAATGCAACTGAGCACGCTCTTCACATTCGATGTCCACTTGCGCAAAGGAAAGCCAGCTGAACCAAGAGCGTCTTGAAGTTCATTGACCATTGCGATTGCCGTTGCTTCATTATGAGCCCCTGCCAGgacatcatcgacatacatataggacTTGATAATATCGCTAGCCAAAGGAAATTTGGATTGTACATCACTTGCGAGTTGCTGAAGTACTCGGATGGCTAAGAACGGAGCACAGTTAATGCCAAACGTGACGGTATTCATCTCGTAATCACCAAGTTGCCCCTCTTTATTTCGGAACAGGATCCTTTGAAATGGCGTATGGATTGGATCGACCATAATTTGgcggtacatttttgtgatgtcggcattgaaaactaCTCGGAAAAAACGCCACTTGAGAATCTGAGTAGTGAGATCGGACTGAAGTACCGGACCAGGGTAAAGTATGTCGTTGAGACTTACTCCGTTGGTGGACTTGCTAGAAGCGTTAAAGACTACCAGTACCTTTGTTGTGGTGCTGTCGGGCTTGAAAACcgcatggtgtggcaaataaaaattgttattagtgCCGTCAAATGGAACCTGACGCATGTGGCCCAAGTCCAAATATTCTTGGATGACGGCgtcatactcagtttttgccggaataTTTTTAAGGAGCCGGCTTTCGTTTTTTAGGAACTGAGCCAATGCCCCTGGTCTGGAATGACCAAGGTTGATGTTGGTTGGATCTCGAAACGGAAGTGAGACCGTATATCTTCCCGAAACATCTCTTCTTGTGGTCTTCTGGAAATTGACGTCGCAAACAGAGTCAGAATCTTCTACCGGTTTGCCAGGTAGatcctccacctcccaaaaccttGTGAGAAGAGTTTCAAGTCCCTCCTCTCTCCTAACAGCGACCCCCGTGGTGAACGCGGCACATGAACTAACGGGGACCCCTTGCAACGGGCCTGAAATGACCCAACCGAATCTCGTCTCTTGAGCCATTAAAGATCCGCACACTTCGGTCTGGATGCCGGAAAGAGTCACCGCTCAATGCCAAGAAGTAGATCGATCTTTGCCTTTAATCTGAAGGAGGGGTCGGCTAGAGGAATATTGGGCGTTCCTTCCAGTGTGGCTTGGGCTATCGTACATGACGGCAAATCATCAGCAACTTGGGACAAGACAAAAGCTTCTATCTCTATCTGGACTGGAGGTCCATGCGATGACCGATTGCATATGTGACAGACCTTCAAGGTTCTATTGACCTTTCCGTTAATGCCTGTCACTTCGGCCCTGACagtttggaatggtaactTCATGAGTCGGAACATTCTTTCGGATATGAAATTGGCTTCCGAAGCCGGATCTAATAGCGCCCGTGAAGCATAAGTAGTGCCCTTGTGCCAAAAGTCCACAATGGCTGTACCTAGCAACTTATCTCGTGAGGACCTTGCCTCAGAGGTAAAGTAAGTCCGGACGATATTGTGCGAACTGGGCTGAGCTGGGACCGGCGTTGGATTATTCTCCGGTCGGGCGTCCTTGTGCAAGAGCGTATTGTGACGCCCCTTGCACGCGAAGCAATTGTGCTGACTCGGACaatcttttacttgatgttctcttgcgaaacagttcagacaaagggactttttctttatgtatgccaccctctctggcaccgtcatctgaaggaagcggggacatcgacgcacggggtgattctccttcatacagagatcacaggattttggtttggtggtcaCCTTGGCTTCAAATGTATTAGCCTTTGGGTGGCTGGAAGCGGATTTCGTGGAGGTTTCGGTGTGGGAACCGAAATAGCCattgcagttgtattttcCACTGCTTCGAGCGTACGGAACCTCTCAGTGAGGAAATCGTCCATCATTTGCCACTCTGGAATGGCAGTCTTGTCTCCCAGAGATTGTTCCCATAATGAAAGGGTattctttggcaatttgatggaacagaaaaatacgaacatGCCTCCCCAAGTGGTTACAGTGGCCACAGTGCTCAAAAGCGCGAATGGATGCCTGCAGAGcattctgatgatcctgtaatgcttttccggactcatgggaaatttgaggcaggtcaagaaGTGCTCGGAATTGGCTGTTCACGATAAGTCGCTTATTTTCGAAACGCTGTTTGAGTGCATTCCATGCCGTTTCAAAACCATCATTTGTAAGCGGGAATTTTGCTACAATGAAGTTGGCTTCACCCCTCGTTTTCGCTAGGAGATGGTACAGCTTTTCAACGGGGGAAATTCGCGAATCGCTTATGTAGATGGCTGTAAACAAGTCACGGAACGTGGGCCATTTTAAGTAATCTCCCGTAAAGACTTCTGTGTCAATGGGTGGCAATCGACAGCCTCGTTCTGCTGGTGCAGAGGTAGGCGCATGACGGTTCGGAGGAGAAGGAGCAGACCCTTCATGGATAAGCTCGTTTAATCGAGCCGTGCATCGCTCGTAAACTTGATagcatttgtcatatttagcTTGGATGGCTAAATCTTCAGAGTTATCGTCTTTACCATCTGTGAGTGCCTCGCATTTCTCATATTCCTGCTCGACCTTCTCCCACAACGCTTGAACTCGATCACGACGGACTTGAAGCGTAAATACGCTGACCTCGGACAGTGAAGTGACGTGGGTGTCGACTTCAAACTGAATTAGTTTATCGCAAATGGAAAcaaacttcttcaaagccaTGGTGGAAACAGCTAAAACCCTTTTGGTTTCGGACCGAGTGACTCTTGGGGCGGTTACCAAAATCTGTGGAAGTGGTACCAATGATTTGACCTCTTTTTGGCTTGCTCGTCGTGGCTCTGACGTGGCTTGCTGAAAAGTCGTGCTCGATGGTGCGGACGTGAGAGTTAATGGACTAGAGAGGGTCTGAAATGCTCAAGAAGGAGGAGTAGTAGGGCTGGTACTCCTCTGGCGCTGACCTGGAGCAGCAATTGAGGATTTGCTCGGGGCTGCAGTGTTCTAAGCTGCTTTCCCGTCCTTTGACGGGCTCGTGCTCATAACCCCAGCGAGTGGCGGTTATAAAGTGGTGAGCTGGTTTGGCACGGCTTGAAAATTAGCCAAAAAGACCAACTGGAACGTTTGGGAAAAACTGGATCACTACCTATTTAAAGACTACCCTTTAAAGAACGGCTTTGAAACGCCTTGAAATAAATTGATAATCCAGAAAACGAGCTGGTACGTTTGGAATGACTTGGAACACTGCCAAAAAAAACCATAGGAGCGGCTTGGAACAccttggaattcaaatataactaCAAATATGCGACTTGGAACgggtggaaacactttggaattgaaaaagaaccaaagatacgacttgaaacgagtggaaacactttggaattggaatctaactccaaagatacgacttgaacCGCTGTAAATAcattggaattgaaatagaaccaaagatacgacttgaaacgcGTGGAagcactttggaattgaaatagaaccaaagatacgacttgaaacgcgtggaaacactttggaattggaatctaactccaaagatacgccttggaacgcgtgggaaTACTTTTGAATTgcaatataactccaaagatgCGACTAGGAACGGGttgaaacactttggaattgaaatagaacCAAAGATATGACTTGAAaacgcgtggaaacactttggaattggaatctaactcaaaatatacgacttggaacgcgtgggaatactttggaattggaatctaactccaaagatacgacttggaacgcgtgggaatactttggaattgaaatagaacaaaagatacgacttgaaacgcTTTGGAATCAGAATAAACAAAAGCGCGGAacacatatttttaataattaaatattattcgatttttcctcaacgtgacccttcaacatatataccccacaaagtgcctgccaacctagggtatacagcacagctacttttggtcgtttgctttgtgccggtctttggcacatgagcttgcagctgtgctggtatactgcagttaagcggtacttatgtatgcacgtatgtatgtatgtatataggctgCAAGGGGTAGCGGGATTTTGTTCGCGGtgatggaaaaaatatatttgagtgcgaaaaaattagaaatttttgtggaatatatgtattgtaaacacctatttattaagtaaaaatgataaagattagtttgtattggtcggatttaatctttgggttttgggcagatgcaacttgctcgttgcatcgccggaagagaagagagacgccgtttctcaacctatcgaggacttatcgctaacaatcgatacttattactaataatcgatacttatttctaacaatcgatacttattactaacaatcgatacttattactaacaatcgatatatgcatgagtatttaacagactttaaataattggaatcttacaactcggccgtccggacgaggaatcgacctcgattccaattggtaacaacggagGGGGGTAAATAggaatcttaagtggctggtgtcgcctttgtttggctatcagaagtgcaatcttgatcaggggcaacccatagctttaatttggaggcttctaggacaccatcatatggtagttgggtgatttgggagccctctacatcccggataacatatcggtcattcggaagttttttatgaaccacatacggaccacgataccgcctgataagctttttgttcgtgcctgccgaagtatccatattcttaataactacgaaatccccctcctcaaaactaacggcatggaggtgatgcttcgaataatattccgaattatattcttgggacttaacaatgttacggaaggctaatctccggacgtctacctctgaggcatcgacctcctccgttctctcacccaaccgttcggttagttcatctactaccacacctcgttgttcaacaccgaatagaagtacggaagcggcaaatttggttgtggagtggacggagttattcaatgcaaactctatgttcggcagttgttggacccaatctgcgtggtccacaggttccgtcagtttacccaacatggggcccaacacacggttaacccgctcgacttggccgttggcccggggtgaggcagtggcattcagcacatgaattatattattggccttcagaaattcttcaaactcggaggaagtaaagcaggtacctcgatcactgatgattcggcggggtctactgtaatttgcgaaatactgagattctaatgtctggcatacttcacgtgaattagtcgtggcggcagggtacagcttcacaaatttggtgaaagcgtcaatgacaaccagaagatactttttcttagaacgtatggacggaagggggcccaaatggtcaatgtggacggtatcaaacggaaggggcactttcggaatgctatgtagcgtgacacggtggtccgaagcggacgcggagtagtccgttaatgcctgtcacttcggccctgacagtttggaatggtaactTCATGAGTCGGAACATTCTTTCGGATATGAAATTGGCTTCCGAAGCCGGATCTAATAGCGCCCGTGAAGCATAAGTAGTGCCCTTGTGCCAAAAGTCCACAATGGCTGTACCTAGCAACTTATCTCGTGAGGACCTTGCCTCAGAGGTAAAGTAAGTCCGGACGATATTGTGCGAACTGGGCTGAGCTGGGACCGGCGTTGGATTATTCTCCGGTCGGGCGTCCTTGTGCAAGAGCGTATTGTGACGCCCCTTGCACGCGAAGCAATTGTGCTGACTCGGACaatcttttacttgatgttctcttgcgaaacagttcagacaaagggactttttctttatgtatgccaccctctctggcaccgtcatctgaaggaagcggggacatcgacgcaccgggtgattctccttcatacagagatcacaggattttggtttggtggtcaCCTTGGCTTCAAATGTATTAGCCTTTGGGTGGCTGGAAGCGGATTTCGTGGAGGTTTCGGTGTGGGAACCGAAATAGCCattgcagttgtattttcCACTGCTTCGAGCGTACGGAACCTCTCAGTGAGGAAATCGTCCATCATTTGCCACTCTGGAATGGCAGTCTTGTCTCCCAGAGATTGTTCCCATAATGAAAGGGTattctttggcaatttgatggaacagaaaaatacgaacatGCCTCCCCAAGTGGTT from Drosophila willistoni isolate 14030-0811.24 unplaced genomic scaffold, UCI_dwil_1.1 Seg164, whole genome shotgun sequence carries:
- the LOC124460925 gene encoding uncharacterized protein LOC124460925; the protein is MAPRPRSVQASKEERRCSRGTESFRCRVCRGIHPLKRCRRFLRLNVEKRMRAVLANKYCANCLAHQHSGGSCLSGDKCRICEEDHHTLLHFHEQPRRRTPSSVVRRVTPESSRRRVAPTPASDPKLTLTTLLQHRNPHLMPTAMVRLETGGKTFDVKALVDPCSAVSSMATSLATAFKLTAVNIGAEKAVAAVIRSPISEGWRLEAILKVVDGLCCRTPSAPVDPQIAKKFECIVMAEDTFYRPSSVSLVLGADVITEVMLEGSLPGVGGRPIAMRTVFGWTLSGACR